One window of Kryptolebias marmoratus isolate JLee-2015 linkage group LG3, ASM164957v2, whole genome shotgun sequence genomic DNA carries:
- the LOC112450183 gene encoding heat shock factor protein 5 yields the protein MDDMENSLPDTINPNIFPAKLWRLVNSPAVEAVFWDSHGELLVVDQQLLERQVLSPGGSDGFKTRSYSSFVRQLNLYGFRKAEPPPDRRVTADGRSCHYFYNPNFNRNRHELLANLRRLTVENKSKLRAGLDVSCRLVNRHRQGSSWDSRDRALKIRGSSPLRLAVLQSVQLPRPDPVRVLKPLSGTPVPPRYLVRGHGGLVVPSPVFAPVSLNHLSSGGASISSTTQVQQELLSQGSDGRPPLSQFSPQSVHYQAGCYPSVCRCYSLGTVPPTVSHLQTGSLAPQRCYQAGYPVSTFDLDQDLRRTEHQEVKSPDISLNAVFQMADQVMRTAPEAHLVEVKPPEETVGVSDPSLDAFRAAALETSATPADVSDVPKSKQVPEGATFEVKGAENTITGVSNAV from the exons ATGGACGATATGGAGAACTCCCTTCCGGACACAATTAACCCTAACATCTTCCCAGCCAAACTGTGGCGTCTGGTCAACAGCCCGGCCGTGGAAGCCGTCTTCTGGGACAGCCACGGCGAGCTGCTCGTGGTGGACCAGCAGCTCCTGGAGAGGCAGGTCCTGTCCCCCGGAGGGAGCGACGGCTTCAAGACGCGCAGCTACTCGAGCTTCGTCCGCCAGCTCAACCTGTACGGCTTCAGGAAGGCCGAGCCGCCCCCTGACCGCCGCGTCACGGCGGACGGCAGGTCCTGTCATTATTTTTACAACCCGAACTTCAACCGCAACCGCCATGAGCTCCTGGCGAACCTCAGGAGGCTCACAGTGGAGAACAAATCCAAGCTTCGGGCCGGTTTGGACGTCAGCTGTCGGCTTGTGAATCGACACCGACAGGGTTCAAGCTGGGACAGCAGGGATAGAGCTCTGAAAATAA GAGGTTCCTCCCCGCTCAGACTCGCAGTCTTGCAGTCAGTTCAGCTGCCTCGCCCGGATCCAGTCAGGGTCCTGAAACCTCTGAGCGGGACCCCAGTCCCACCAAGGTACCTGGTGAGGGGCCACGGGGGGCTCGTTGTCCCCTCTCCCGTCTTTGCTCCAGTGTCTCTGAACCACCTGTCTTCTGGAGGGGCCTCCATCTCCAGCACCACCCAAGTTCAGCAGGAGTTACTGAGCCAGGGGAGCGATGGCAGGCCACCTCTGAGCCAGTTTTCTCCCCAGAGTGTCCACTACCAGGCTGGCTGCTATCCCTCAG TGTGCCGTTGCTACAGTCTGGGTACCGTCCCTCCAACTGTATCACACCTGCAGACTGGCTCGCTCGCTCCTCAGAGGTGCTATCAG gcAGGATACCCTGTCAGCACGTTTGACCTCGACCAGGACCTGCGGCGTACAGAACACCAGGAGGTGAAATCGCCCGACATCAGCTTGAACGCGGTTTTCCAGATGGCGGATCAGGTGATGCGGACTGCCCCCGAAGCCCACCTGGTTGAAGTCAAACCCCCCGAGGAGACCGTCGGCGTCTCAGACCCTTCCCTTGACGCCTTCAGGGCCGCGGCGTTGGAAACCAGCGCCACACCAGCTGACGTGTCTGACGTTCCTAAGAGCAAACAAGTGCCTGAAGGTGCCACATTTGAG GTGAAAggtgctgagaacaccatcacTGGAGTTAGCAACGCAGTTTGA
- the LOC108244489 gene encoding actin-related protein 2/3 complex subunit 1B-B, producing the protein MAYHSFLLEPISCHAWNKDRTQIALCPNNHEVHIYKKDGAKWTKIHELKEHNGQVTGIDWAPDSNRIVTCGADRNAYVWTMKEGAWKPTLVILRINRAARCVKWSPKENKFAVGSGSRLISICYFESENDWWVCKHIKKPIRSTILSLDWHPNNVLLAAGSCDFKCRVFSAYIKEVEEKPGPTPWGSKMPFGEMLFESGGSGAAAQTSGGGGGGGWVHSVCFSHSGNRLAWTSHDSTVSVAEGGKTSTVSSLSSETLPLLCVTFITENSLVAAGHDCYPVLFVYDGAKGSLTFGGKLDVPKQAAQKGISARERFQNLDRRASETQSSDKALNTLHKNSISQISVLDGGRNQCSRFCTTGMDGGMGIWDVKTLESAMKGLKIV; encoded by the exons ATGGCGTACCACAGCTTCCTGCTGGAACCAATTAGTTGTCACGCCTGGAACAAGGATCGGACCC AAATTGCCCTGTGCCCCAACAACCATGAGGTCCACATCTACAAGAAAGACGGGGCCAAGTGGACCAAAATCCATGAGCTGAAGGAGCACAATGGACAGGTGACAG GTATTGACTGGGCTCCAGACAGTAACCGTATCGTCACCTGCGGCGCGGACCGTAACGCCTACGTGTGGACCATGAAGGAGGGAGCGTGGAAGCCCACCCTGGTCATCCTCAGGATCAACCGCGCCGCTCGCTGCGTGAAGTGGTCACCGAAAGAGAACAAGTTTGCCGTGGGCAGCGGCTCGAGGCTCATCTCCATCTGCTACTTTGAGTCTGAGAACGACTG GTGGGTGTGCAAGCACATCAAGAAGCCGATTCGCTCCACCATCCTGAGTTTGGACTGGCATCCTAATAATGTCCTGCTGGCTGCTGGATCCTGTGACTTCAAATGCAG GGTGTTCTCAGCCTACAtaaaggaggtggaggagaagccCGGCCCAACTCCGTGGGGCAGCAAGATGCCGTTCGGGGAGATGCTGTTCGAGTCTGGGGGGTccggagctgcagctcagacctcaggaggaggaggaggaggaggttgggTGCACAGCGTGTGCTTCTCCCACTCTGGAAACCGCCTGGCCTGGACGTCCCATGACTCCACGGTGTCAGTCGCTGAGGGAGGCAAGACGAGCAC GGTGAGCAGTCTGAGCTCCGAGACTCTTCCTCTGCTGTGCGTCACCTTCATCACCGAGAACAGCCTGGTGGCAGCT GGCCACGACTGCTACCCGGTGCTGTTTGTGTATGACGGAGCCAAAGGCAGCTTGACGTTCGGAGGCAAGCTGGACGTCCCCAAGCAGGCGGCCCAGAAGGGCATCAGCGCCAGGGAGCGTTTCCAGAACCTGGACCGCCGAGCCTCCGAGACCCAGAGCAGCGACAAGGCTCTGAACACGCTGCACAAGAACAGCATCAG TCAAATCTCTGTGCTCGACGGAGGACGAAACCAGTGCTCCAGATTCTGCACCACCGGCATGGATGGAGGAATGGGCATCTGGGACGTCAAG ACTCTGGAGTCTGCCATGAAGGGCTTGAAGATCGTGTGA